CTCGTGGGTGACCATCACGATGGTGATGCCCTGGTCGTTCAGGCGCTGGAAAACGCCCATGACCTCGACGGACGTCTTGGTGTCGAGATTGCCGGTGGGCTCGTCGGCGAGGATGACCTGCGGGTTGTTGACGAGGGCGCGGGCGATGGCGACGCGCTGCTGTTGTCCGCCCGAGAGCTGGTTGGGTAAGTGGTCGTAACGCTGGGCGAGACCGACGATCTCCAGTGCGTGCATGGCGCGGTCGCGCATCTCCTTCGCGGAAACGCGGGCGGGGGCGTAAAGCATGGGGAGCTCGACGTTCTCGAGGGCGCTGGTGCGGGAGAGCAGATTGAAGCCTTGGAAAACGAAACCGAGCTTCTGGTTTCGGATATCGGCGCGCTCGTTGCGACCGAGATTGGAGACGTTGATGCCATCGAGCAGGTAGGTGCCGCGCGTCGGCCGGTCGAGGCAGCCGAGCGTGTTCATCAAGGTCGATTTACCGGAGCCCGAAGCGCCCATGATGGCGATGAATTCGCCCTTTTGGATGTCGAGAGAGATGCCGCGCACGGCGTGAACCTGCACCTCGCCGCTGGCGTAGGTTTTGTGGATGTCCGTCAGTTTGACGATGGGCTCCATGGCGCGGGTGATAACGATTAACGACGGGCGCCGCCGAAGGGATTGGCCGCGGCGTTGCCGGCGGGAGCGCTGGCTTGGTAGGCACTGGTGATGATCGCGTCGCCCTCGTCCACGCCGCTGATGATCTCGGTCGCGCTGCCATCGGTGATGCCGACCTTGATGGTAATGGGGATGACCTTGGGAGCGGCGGGAGTGCCGCCGAGCTTGTAAACGGTGCGCTCGGTGATGCCGCCGGATTCGTCCGCGCTGGCGCGCAGGAGACGGGCGGGCAGCTCGATGTTCCGCTCCTTGGCGAGCTGGATGAGACGGGCGCGAACCTCGGGGGCGATGCGGCGGGAATTGGACGGTGCGCCGGCTTCGGTCATGAGCTGCTGGATCTGTTCGCGGGTGGCGGGTTTGGGCGCGCTGGCGGACGTCGCGGTGGCGGGCAGGAGGTTTTCAGGGATGCGGACGCGGAGCGCGCTGTTGGCGACTCGGAGAACATCCTCCTTGCGGGCAACGATGATGGAGACGTTGGCAGTCATGCCCGGCTTGAGCTTCAAGTCGTCGTTGTTGACGTCGATGATGGTGACGTAGGTGACGACGTTCTGGACGATCACGGGGGAGTTGCGGATCTGGGAAACCTTGCCGCGAAATTGACGGTTGGGGTAGGCGTCGACGGAGAAGTTTACATGCTGGTCGATGGCAACGGAACCGATGTCGCCCTCGGCGACGTCGGCCTCGATCTGCATCTTGGTGAGGTCGGCGGCGATCCCGAAAAGCTTGGGGGCGTTGAGGCTGGCGGCGACGGTTTTTCCGACCTCGGCGAGACGGTCCATGATGATGCCGTCGATGGGCGCCAGAATACGGCAACGGGCAAGGTCGACCTCGGCGGTTTGCACGGAGGCTTTCTGAATCTGCATCTGCGCCTCGGCCTGGGTGAGCAAAGCCTCGGCCTGGTCGAGCTCCTGCTGCGAGACGAGTTGTTGGGAGCGCAGGGCGCGGGTGCGCTCGGTGTTGAGTTTGACGAGATTGTGATTCGCGCTGGTGTTGGCGAGCTGGGCTTTGGCCGAGTTGAGACGGACCTCGTAGGTGGCGGGATCGATGCGCGCGAGCAGGTCGCCTTGTTTCACTACGGAATTGAAATCAACGAGGACCTCTTGGATGAGGCCGGAAATCTGCGAACTGATTTCGACGGTTGTGACCGGTTGCAAGTCGCCGGTGGCGGTGACGGACTGGACGATGTCGTTGCGGCTGATGGTCGCGGTGACGAACTCGGCGGTCGGAGCGGCCTTGCGGGTGAAATAATAATAAGCACCGCCGGCGAGGGCGGCGACCACGAGAATGATCAGCCAGAGTTTGGAGGAACGAGGGTTCGCCATGATGGGAAAGTGGGTCGAGGGATCGGGCGGCGGGCGCGGAAAACGAGAGGGGAAAAGGGAAATTAATTCCTCCTCAAAGCAAATCACGCAACGCCGGAATCTGACAGACGCCAGCGGGCAGGTGAATGTTTCGTCACCGTCGCAGAAACCTGACGCGGGGACGGCTAGGCGGCCGGAGGGCGGGGGAAGGCCGTGGCAAGGGCGGCGGCGACGTTGGCGGGAACGAAGTGGGCGATGTCGCCGCCGTAGCGGGCGACCTGTTTCACGAGCGATGAACTGGTGTAGCTGAATTGCTCGTGCGGCATGACGAACAACGTTTCGATACGCGGTTGCAGGTGGCGGTTCATCAAGGCCATGTTGAACTCGAATTCGAAGTCCGAGAGGGCGCGCAAACCGCGGATGATGGCATCGGCTTTTTGGGCGACGGCAAATTCCACGAGGAGACCGTCAAAAATCACCGCGGTGACGTGAGGGTATTTGGCGAGGTTGGCTTTGACGAGATCGAGGCGTTGCTCGGCGGAAAATACGGGGCCCTTGCCGGGATTGCGGGCGATGGCGACGGTGATGCGATCGAAAAGTTTTGCCGCACGGTCGAGGACATCGAGGTGACCGTTGGTGAGAGGATCGAACGTGCCGGGATAAATGCAGTGACGCATAAGCAACGACATCATCCTGTCGTGCGGTCGCGGTGCGAGAACCAAATCGTTGCGTTTCCGGGGTTGCCTTTGACCGAGGCGGTCACTGTCGTTCGGCCCAAAGCCCGACCTTTCCAAGACCATGAACCTGCCCAACCTGATCACTCTTTCGCGCATCCCGCTGATGTTCGTCGTGGTGTGGTTGATGTATCAGCAGTGGACGGGCGCGGCGACGCTGGCGTTCTGGTTGTTCATCGCGGCGGCGATCGGCGACTGGCTGGACGGTTACTTGGCGCGCAAGATGGGTCTGATCTCCCTCTTCGGGAAATTCATGGACGCGCTGACGGACAAGATTTTTGTCGTTGGTATCATGATTGCTTTCGTAGAGCAGAATATCATCCCGGTTTATTTCGTGCTGATCGTGCTGTGCCGGGAATTTTTGATTTCTGGCATGCGCATGATGGCGGCGGCCAAAGGCGTGGTCGTGGCCGCGGAGCGCGGTGGGAAAACCAAGACGCTGACGCAGCTGATCGCGGTGGGTTTCCTGCTCTTCGTGCCGATGCTGCAAGGTGACATGGCGGGCTGGTTGAGATTCGATTTCTCGGATTATTCCAACGTGATTCATCACATCGGACTCTGGCTGTTCATCCTTGGCGTGTATTTCACGGTGAAGTCGGGCTGGGATTATCTGGTGAAGTATCGCGCGGTGCTGTTCGACGAAGACAAGAAATGAGCACGCTGAAACAGCCGGTGTGGCCGCGGTTCCTGCCGACGGCGTGGGTGGTTTCCTGTGCGACGCTCGGACCGATCGGACGGATTCGTCACGCGCCCGGCACGTGGGGCTCGGTCGCGGGTCTGTTGTATTTCACGACGCTGTTTGCCGGACGTATCGGTGACGTGGGCGTGATTCTTTTTAGTATCGTGGGATTCTATTTCTCGGTGGCGATATGCGGAGAGGCGGAGTTTCGCCTCGGTGAACGCGATCCGGGTAAAATCATTTTGGACGAATTTGTCGCCATGCCATTGTGCTTCATCGGTTGGTCGCGATTCGAGCACGTGGTGCCGAACTGGGCGGTCTTTCTGACGGGCTTCGCACTTTTCCGACTCTACGATATCACCAAGCCGTTTGGGATTAAAAAACTTCAATACCTGCCGGGCGGCTGGGGCGTGACGGTCGATGACACGGTGGCGGCGCTGGCGGTGTGCGTGACGATGCACGCGGCGCACTTTGGCTGGGTGATGTGGCTGGCGCGCTGAACCAACCGCTGCTCAGGGCAACGGCTCAATGTTCTCCAGTGATATGCGCACATGGAGGCCCTGCTGGAGCACGTCGACGGCCACGATGATGCCTTGCGGATCGGCGGGGTCGTCGACCACGCCCTCGAGTCCCCAGAGCGGTCCGGCGGTGACGCGCACGCGGGTGCCGCGTTTGATCAACGGACGCAGGCTGAGATCGAGTCCCGACGCGACGATTGTGCGCACGGCTTCCATCTGGCGCATAAAAAGTCCCTCGTCGCCCACGGGAATCACGCGGGCAAGCAAGTCCTGCTGATAAATGCGCGCCTTGTTCTCGAGGACGATTTTCGCGAACACGTAGCCGGCGAACAACGGCTTGGTGAAACGCTTCGTCTGGGTGCCGTAACGCTTCACGCTCTCGATGAGCGGCAGGTAGTGATCAACGCCCTCGGCGGTGAGCAGGGCGGAGAGTTTTTTTTCGCAACGCGGTTTTGTGTGACACACGAACCAGTGCGCTTCGCCGGGAGCGGGGGTGTTCACCGCTTCAGCAAGAAACGCACGGCGGCAAAGTAACCCTCGAGCCCGAGCCCGCTGATGACGGCGAGGGAGACGGGTGCGGTCAGTGACGTGTGGCGGAATTCCTCGCGCTTGTAGATGTTGGAAATGTGGACTTCGACGGTCGGCAGGTGGGCGCCGGCGAGCGCGTCGCGCAACGCCACGCTGGTGTGGGTGAGCGCGGCGCCGTTGATCACGATGCCATCGAACTTCGCGTCGGCGAGGGCGGCGATTTTGTCGATGAGCGCGCCTTCGTGATTGGACTGGAAGAAATCGAGCGACGTCGTGGCGGCGAACTCCGCGCGCAGCGAAGCCTCGAGGTCGGCAAGTGTCGTGTGCCCGTAGATTTCGGGTTCACGTTTGCCGAGGCGGTCGAGGTTCGGGCCGTTGAGGATGGCGATTTTCTTCATGGAGCGTGCAAAGACTTAGGGTGTGTCTGGGAAATAAATCAACCCATCGCTGACGCTCTGCGAGCGAAGAAGAAAGGGCACTGGGCCGGCGTTGCCCTCGGCGGCATGGCCCGCTGGGCCACCTCCGCCTCGGTCGCCTTGGCCGAGCACCCTTTCTCCTTCGCGCTGGGCCGTTTTATTTCCCAGGCACACCCTCCAAGAAAACTCGGGGTCGCGTCACGTTTTCTTTCAAGGAGAGCTCAGGCGGCAGCTGTGCGCGCTGAAACCGGCACCGAAACTGACCAGCCACCAATCGTGGCCGGCGTCAGGGAGCGCATCGCGTAGGGCGATCTCCAACGCGAACATCACGGAAGGACTGCTCATGTTGCCATGGTCGCGCAGGACCTCGCGGGTGGCGTCGAGCGGATAGGCGGGCAGGGCGGTTTCGAGGGCTTTGATCACCTCGCGTCCGCCGGCGTGGGCTAGGATGCGGCTGATGGGCGGCGCACTGGCAGGCTCGGCGGCGAGTAACTGCGACACGGCGGCGGCCGCGAGATTGGGCACGGTTTTGTGAAGCAGGTTGCGGAGTTTTCCGTCCTTCATTTCGAAGCGCAACGTGTCGCGAAGTTCGGGGCGGTGAAGGGTGTTGAACCCGTGGCAACGCACGCTCTTTCCCGATTCGGACGGCGAGGCGCGCCAGATGCTGGCGGCGGCGCCGTCGCTGAAGAGACACGCGCTGATGAGCACGCCGGGATCGTCATCGAGGAAGAACGCGGCGGAGCAAATCTCCACGGCTATGCAGGCGACAGTGGCGGAAGGTTGCGCGGCCAGCACCGCTTGCGTGGCGCGCAAGGCAGGCACGGCGGCACCGCAACCATGCCCGACGAGATCTTGAAGAAAGACGTTGGGACGCAGCCCGAGTTGCTCGGCCACGTAACTCGTCACGCCGGGACAGATATAACCCGTGCACGTGCAGATGACCAAGGCATCAAGTTCGTCGGCCCGCAGACCGGCCTGGGCGAGCGCGGTGGTCAGCGCGCGGCCGGCGAGTTCCGGTGCGGCACGGAGAAAGGCTTCGTTGAGCTGGTCGGGCGTGAAGTCGAAAACCGCTTGGACATCGGGCACGGCAAAGTGGCGTTGGGCGATGCCGCTCTCGCCTTTGAGGACAGCTTCAAGGAGGAGCAGTGAACGCGTGGAAAGCCGTTGGCGTGCGTGGGACCGCGCCATGATTTCCCAGCACTCCGGTTGGGTGAGGACGTTCGGCGGGACGGCGGTGGCGAGGGCGTGAAGATACATCGGCTGTAGGGTCAGTGCGTGATTTTATAAAGGGGTTTCATCGGCAGCAGTCGGAGACGACTGGCGGTGGCGAGCCAGCGCTGGCGGGCGGGTTTGAACAGGAACGGATGAAGGGCCGCGGCGGACGCGAGGCGCAGGCGGAAAAGGGTGCGCAAACGCTGTTGCACGGTGCGAAGCGTGGATTCCCACGAAGCCTCGCCGCGCGACCAGGCGAGCAAAGGATCGAGGGCCTGTTCGGCGCTTTGAAACGCCATCGCCATGCCATGGCCGGTGAACGGCGGAATCATCGCGTAGGTGTCGCCGAGGACGATGCGGTCGGTGCGCGTGGAGGGCTTGGAAAACCCGAGTCCGGCAATGGCGGAAAACGAAGCAGGATCGATTTTGGCGGTCGAAAGACGGTCGGCAAGTGCATCCAGACCGACGGCGCGCAAGTAGG
This portion of the Rariglobus hedericola genome encodes:
- a CDS encoding ABC transporter ATP-binding protein; translated protein: MEPIVKLTDIHKTYASGEVQVHAVRGISLDIQKGEFIAIMGASGSGKSTLMNTLGCLDRPTRGTYLLDGINVSNLGRNERADIRNQKLGFVFQGFNLLSRTSALENVELPMLYAPARVSAKEMRDRAMHALEIVGLAQRYDHLPNQLSGGQQQRVAIARALVNNPQVILADEPTGNLDTKTSVEVMGVFQRLNDQGITIVMVTHELDIARYCRRNLIVRDGLVVRDDAVADRSIAAVELRKVAEAETAAKLTHAED
- a CDS encoding efflux RND transporter periplasmic adaptor subunit, translated to MANPRSSKLWLIILVVAALAGGAYYYFTRKAAPTAEFVTATISRNDIVQSVTATGDLQPVTTVEISSQISGLIQEVLVDFNSVVKQGDLLARIDPATYEVRLNSAKAQLANTSANHNLVKLNTERTRALRSQQLVSQQELDQAEALLTQAEAQMQIQKASVQTAEVDLARCRILAPIDGIIMDRLAEVGKTVAASLNAPKLFGIAADLTKMQIEADVAEGDIGSVAIDQHVNFSVDAYPNRQFRGKVSQIRNSPVIVQNVVTYVTIIDVNNDDLKLKPGMTANVSIIVARKEDVLRVANSALRVRIPENLLPATATSASAPKPATREQIQQLMTEAGAPSNSRRIAPEVRARLIQLAKERNIELPARLLRASADESGGITERTVYKLGGTPAAPKVIPITIKVGITDGSATEIISGVDEGDAIITSAYQASAPAGNAAANPFGGARR
- the coaD gene encoding pantetheine-phosphate adenylyltransferase; the protein is MRHCIYPGTFDPLTNGHLDVLDRAAKLFDRITVAIARNPGKGPVFSAEQRLDLVKANLAKYPHVTAVIFDGLLVEFAVAQKADAIIRGLRALSDFEFEFNMALMNRHLQPRIETLFVMPHEQFSYTSSSLVKQVARYGGDIAHFVPANVAAALATAFPRPPAA
- the pgsA gene encoding CDP-diacylglycerol--glycerol-3-phosphate 3-phosphatidyltransferase → MNLPNLITLSRIPLMFVVVWLMYQQWTGAATLAFWLFIAAAIGDWLDGYLARKMGLISLFGKFMDALTDKIFVVGIMIAFVEQNIIPVYFVLIVLCREFLISGMRMMAAAKGVVVAAERGGKTKTLTQLIAVGFLLFVPMLQGDMAGWLRFDFSDYSNVIHHIGLWLFILGVYFTVKSGWDYLVKYRAVLFDEDKK
- a CDS encoding phosphatidylglycerophosphatase A family protein is translated as MSTLKQPVWPRFLPTAWVVSCATLGPIGRIRHAPGTWGSVAGLLYFTTLFAGRIGDVGVILFSIVGFYFSVAICGEAEFRLGERDPGKIILDEFVAMPLCFIGWSRFEHVVPNWAVFLTGFALFRLYDITKPFGIKKLQYLPGGWGVTVDDTVAALAVCVTMHAAHFGWVMWLAR
- the nusG gene encoding transcription termination/antitermination protein NusG — its product is MNTPAPGEAHWFVCHTKPRCEKKLSALLTAEGVDHYLPLIESVKRYGTQTKRFTKPLFAGYVFAKIVLENKARIYQQDLLARVIPVGDEGLFMRQMEAVRTIVASGLDLSLRPLIKRGTRVRVTAGPLWGLEGVVDDPADPQGIIVAVDVLQQGLHVRISLENIEPLP
- the aroQ gene encoding type II 3-dehydroquinate dehydratase is translated as MKKIAILNGPNLDRLGKREPEIYGHTTLADLEASLRAEFAATTSLDFFQSNHEGALIDKIAALADAKFDGIVINGAALTHTSVALRDALAGAHLPTVEVHISNIYKREEFRHTSLTAPVSLAVISGLGLEGYFAAVRFLLKR
- a CDS encoding type III polyketide synthase, with translation MYLHALATAVPPNVLTQPECWEIMARSHARQRLSTRSLLLLEAVLKGESGIAQRHFAVPDVQAVFDFTPDQLNEAFLRAAPELAGRALTTALAQAGLRADELDALVICTCTGYICPGVTSYVAEQLGLRPNVFLQDLVGHGCGAAVPALRATQAVLAAQPSATVACIAVEICSAAFFLDDDPGVLISACLFSDGAAASIWRASPSESGKSVRCHGFNTLHRPELRDTLRFEMKDGKLRNLLHKTVPNLAAAAVSQLLAAEPASAPPISRILAHAGGREVIKALETALPAYPLDATREVLRDHGNMSSPSVMFALEIALRDALPDAGHDWWLVSFGAGFSAHSCRLSSP